The DNA window AGATCTCGTGGCCGTAGAGCGCCATCTTGGACTCCAGGCGCAGGGTGTTGCGCGCCCCCAGCCCGCAGGGCAGGATCTGGAACTCCTTGCCCGCCTCCAGCACTTCCTGCCATACCCGCGCGCTGGTCGGCTCGTCCGCCGGGATGTAGATCTCGAAGCCGTCTTCGCCGGTGTACCCGGTGCGCGCGATGAGCGTCTGCTTCAACCCGCACACCGTGCCGTGGGTGAACCAGTAGTTCTTGACCGCGGCCAGATTGGCGTCGGTGAGCTTGCCCAGCACCTCCGGGGCGCGCGGCCCCTGGATCGCGATCTGGGTGAAGTCGTTGCCCACGTCCTCGGCTTTGCAGTCGAAACCCTTCACGTTGTCGCGCACCCACGAGTAATCCTTCTCGCGCGTGCCCGCGTTGATCACCAGCAGGTAATCGTCCTCGGCCAGCTTGTGCACGATCACGTCGTCCACGAAGGTGCCCTGGGGATAGAGCAGCGCCGAATAGTGGGCCTGGCCCAAGGCCAGCCGCGAGGCGTCGTTCATGGAGAGGTGCTGGGTGGCGGCCAGGGCCTGGGGCCCGCGGATGCGGATGTCGCCCATGTGCGAGACGTCGAAGACCCCCACCCGCTGGCGCACCGCCAGATGCTCCTGGATGAGGCCGCCGGGCGCGGGATACTCCACCGGCATGTCCCAGCCCCCGAAATCCACCATCTTGCCCCCCATCGCGCGATGGACGGGGTTGAGGGCGGTCTTGCGGAGGATCGACGTGGCCGTCTCCACCATCTGCGCCAAGCGGCTTCCTCGCTGGCGGCCCTACTGACCACGCCGCCGGAAGATGAGAGAACCTACCACGTTACCACGCGCATTTTCCGCGGGTCAACGCGGGACTTACTGGAAGAACTCCACCGCCGAGGCCGCAGAGTACGCTGAGAAGAGGGGGATTCACCACGGAGACACGGAGCCTCAGAAAGTCCCGGAGGGACGTCATTCGTTGGCCCAGCGCTTCAGCGCTGGGTGGCAGGGTCATTCCCCTGAGTCCCGTAGGGACGACACAAGAACTTTCCATCCGCCCCGTTTCGCGCTACATTCACCTCATGGCAGAAGCCTTCAAATGCGCCGTCTGCGACAAGGAAGAGGACCGCTGCGACTGCGACAAGTACTGCTGCCTCTGCCACGGTTTCAACAACGTCCGCCTCTGCCAGGACGGGCAGTGGTACTGCCTCGACTGCCGCGAGGCCTGCGACCTGCAGGCGCAGATCAAGTAGAGGGAAACGGGGCGGGAGCCTACTGGCGGGCGGCGGTCGCGGGCGCCGGTGGAGACGTCGCCGGACGCAGCCCTTGGATCTGCACCAGCCGCGGCGGTGCCGCGGTGGCCTGCCGCGCCTTCAGGTTCTCCGAAGGGATGCCGGTGCGGGCGTACGACTTCTCGCAGTCCTGGTAGGAGGGGCCGCGCATGTCGCCCTCCAGGTAGGCCAGCCCGGGACAGCGCGTGCAACTGCCGCCATGCGCGCACTTCGAGCAAGAAGGCATGTCGCGCAGGGTGATGGAGCGGACCTCGCGCAGTTGCGGCGAATCCCGCCAGATCTCCAGGAACTTCTGCCGGCGCACGTTGCCGCAGGGCAGCGGAAACTGCACGCAGGGATAGACCTCGCCGTAGGGGGAGACGTAGCAGGCAGTGTGTCCGGCGCTGCAGGGCAGCGAGTTCAGCGTCTCCTCATCCGCGCCCTGCGGCGGCGCGCAGAATTCCTCCACTTTGCCCACCAGGCTCTCGTTGCGGAAGACCTCGCGCAGCGCCGCCGGGTCCACGTTCAGGTTGAGGATGGAGCGGTCGCCATCCATCATGGGGGTGATGGTGGGGTCCAGGGTGAATTCCGCTCCCACCTCCGCCGCCAGCGCCTTCACCCCGGCGTAGTCCTGGAAGTTCTGGCGCATGAGCACGTCCGCGAAGATGACCCGCAGCCCCGCCGCCTTCAGCCGGCGCACCCCCGCCAGGGTGCGCTCCAGCGACCCCGGCAGCTTGGTGATGCCGTCATGCACCTCGGGGCGGTGGGAGTAGAGGCTGACCTGCACCTGCTCCACCCCCAGGGCGCAGATGCGCTCCGCCTCCTCCTGCCGGATCATGACCGCGTTGGTCTTCAGCTTGACGCAGAAGGTGCGCGCGCGCGCGTGCTCCAGGACCTGGAAGAAGTCGCGGCGCATCAGGATCTCGCCGCCGCTCAGGGTGAGGTAGAAGACCCCGGCCGCGGCCATCTGGTCGAGCAGGTCCAGAATCTCGGCGGTGGTCATCTCGCCGTGATCGTCGTGGTCGAGATAGCAGTGGATGCAGCGCTCGTTGCAGCGGTAGGTGAGGTCGAGTTGCACCGCCAGCGGCACGCCCAGCCGCAGCGCCTTCACTCCCATCTCCGCCACCAGGCTGCTCATGCGCCTCCCTGCCCGGAGCCGCCCCGGACGATGGGCTGGTCGGAGACCAGCAGCAGCCCGTGCGCCGCCAGCCCCTCCACCAGTTCTTCCGCGTCCTTCAGGGCTTCCTCTTCCGCGACCTCATACCGCGGGCACACCTGCTGGCGCACGATCTCCTCCAGCGGGGTCGCGCCGTCGGCCGCCTCCCAGATCACCTTGGCCACCTCGTTGAGGGTGAAGAGGGCGGAATCGGCCGCCGCCATCACCATCATCTCGTCGCCCAAGGCGCGGGCGGCGATGGCGGTGCTGCGCGCCACGTAGCGCTTTCCGCTCACTGGATCATCTCCCAGACCCGGGCCTCGGGCCGAAAGGTCAGCCGCCGCACCGGCACCCGCGCGGCGAACTCGCAGGCCGCCTCGAAGACCAGGCGCACGAACTCGGGCTCCTGGGCGAAGAACAGGATGTTGGCCAGCAGGCCGCGCACCGCCTCCGCCCCTGCCACCGGCTCGATGCGGTTCTCCACTCCCTTGGCCAGCAGATAGAGGGCGGCGATGGGAGCGCGCAGGTTCTCCCCTGGGCGCGCCAGCTCGCCGTAGAACGGGGTACCGGCGGCGAAGTAGCCGCCTTCCTGCCGGGTCACGTAGGAGATCTCGTCGGTGAGCAGGGTGACGTCCGGGGGCGCCAGCCGCACCAGGGTGGTCTTGCCCGCTCCCGAGACCCCGGCGAACAGGTGGGCGCGCCCGTTGCGGATCACGCTGGAAGCATGCGCCAGGAAGCCGCCTTGCCGCGCCAGCAGCAGGGTGTGCACGATGCGCAGCACCGAATCCAGGGCATAGGGGTTGGCGGTCTGGCGGATGCGGCCGCGGGCGCTGGCCGGCTCCCACTCGGCGCGGAAGTCGCCGCGCTCCATCCGCCACGTCCCCGACTCCCAGCGCACGCTCACGTCCTCGTCGCCGCCGCCGTTGCCGGGCGGCGCCAGGTCGATCTCGAAGTCGAAGCTGGCGCGCTCGCCGGCGCTTACGTAGCCGGCGTAGCGCTCCCGCACCAGGCGCAGGAAGGCGGGATCGCCGGAGCGCAGCCGGATGGGCAGGCCCCCGATCTCCACCACTACGCCCTTCGCCTCGGTCGTCTCCATCAAGCCTGGCACGGCGCTCCCTGTCATGACCGTAGATTGTCCCTGCATGGCCCAGGCGGGGAAAAGATGCCCAATTATATAGCCCCTTGCCTGCACCAACGTAATGCCGCCGCGGATGCGCCCCGTCTCAGGCCCGGCCCGGCAGCACGTAGCGCATGACCGCCAGGTAGTGGCAGAGGCTGCCGGCCATCACAAAGAGGTGCCAGATGGCGTGGTTGTAGGGCACCCGCCTCCAGGCGAAGAAGACCAGCCCGCCGGTATAGGCCGCGCCTCCCGCCAGGATCCAGAGCATGCCTTCGGTGTGCAGGGCCGCGAACATGGGCTTGATGGCGATGACCGCCAGCCATCCCATGGCCACGTAGAGCGCGACCGAGACCGCCTCCAGCCGCTCCAGGAAGAAGACCTTCCACAGGATGCCGCAGACGGAGATCCCCCACACCAGGGCGAGCAGGGTCCAGCCCCAGGCGCCGCGCAGCACCACCAGGGTGAACGGGGTGTAGGTACCGGCGATGAGCAGGTAGATGGCGGAGTGGTCGAGCAGGCGGAAGAAGCGTTTCACCCGCGGCCCTCGCAGGGCGTGATAGAGGGTGGAGGCGGCATAGAGGGCCAGCAGGCAGGCGCCGTAGATGCTGACCGCCACCACCAGGCGGGCGCCCCCGCGCAGCGCCGCCAGCGCGATCAGCAGCGGCACCCCCGCCAGGCACAGCGCCAGCCCCAGCCCGTGGGTCAGGCTGTTGATCAGCTCCTCGTGTCTGCGCTCCGCCGCTTCGCCCCCGCCCACGGTTCCCCTAAGAGAAAGGTTCCGGCTAGCTTATGCGAGACGGGCGGAATCGCGAAGCAGTTTCTAGTCTCTCATTTCTAGAGGGGGGCCTAGCTGACCTCTGACGTCCGACGTCCGACGTCTGACGTCTCAGATGAACACGCTCTCGTGATACTCCCCGAAGACGCGGCGGAGGGCATCGGAGATCTCGCCCACGGTGGCGCAGGCCTCGACCGCGGCGATGATGCGGGGCAGCAGGTTCTCGCCCGAGCGGGCGGCCTCTTCCACCTGCTCCAGCGCCGCCTTCCACCGGGCGGCGTCGCGGCGGACGCGCAGGGCGCGCACCCGCTCCACTTGCTTGCGTTCCACGTTCTCGTCGATCTTCTGCAGGGGCACGGCTTTCTCCGACTCGGCGGTGAAGCGGTTCACTCCCACCACCACCGCCTCCAGCCGGTCGACCGCCTGCTGGTACTCGTAGGCGGCGTTCTGGATCTCCTGCTGCACGAAGCCGCGCTCGATGGCGCGCAGCATCCCGCCCAGCGCCTCGATGCGCTCCAGGTAGGCCTGCGCCCGCGCCTCGATCTCGTTGGTCAGCGATTCCACACAGTAGGAGCCGGCCAGCGGATCGATGGTCTGGGCCACGCCCGATTCGTAGGCCAGGATCTGCTGCGTGCGCAGGGCGACGCGCACCGCATCCTCGGTGGGCAGCGCCAGGGCCTCGTCGTAGGAGTTGGTGTGCAGCGACTGCGTCCCCCCCAGCACCGCCGCCAGC is part of the Terriglobales bacterium genome and encodes:
- the gcvT gene encoding glycine cleavage system aminomethyltransferase GcvT, translated to MVETATSILRKTALNPVHRAMGGKMVDFGGWDMPVEYPAPGGLIQEHLAVRQRVGVFDVSHMGDIRIRGPQALAATQHLSMNDASRLALGQAHYSALLYPQGTFVDDVIVHKLAEDDYLLVINAGTREKDYSWVRDNVKGFDCKAEDVGNDFTQIAIQGPRAPEVLGKLTDANLAAVKNYWFTHGTVCGLKQTLIARTGYTGEDGFEIYIPADEPTSARVWQEVLEAGKEFQILPCGLGARNTLRLESKMALYGHEISDSITVWEACLDRFCKLEKPEFIGKAALERQKAEGVLRTLVGLEMVERGIARDGYKLRDDHGREIGYVTSGSYAPYLKKNIALGYLPPAMAEVGRTVLVEIRGQGVKAQVVPTPFYKRPKK
- a CDS encoding radical SAM protein, which encodes MSSLVAEMGVKALRLGVPLAVQLDLTYRCNERCIHCYLDHDDHGEMTTAEILDLLDQMAAAGVFYLTLSGGEILMRRDFFQVLEHARARTFCVKLKTNAVMIRQEEAERICALGVEQVQVSLYSHRPEVHDGITKLPGSLERTLAGVRRLKAAGLRVIFADVLMRQNFQDYAGVKALAAEVGAEFTLDPTITPMMDGDRSILNLNVDPAALREVFRNESLVGKVEEFCAPPQGADEETLNSLPCSAGHTACYVSPYGEVYPCVQFPLPCGNVRRQKFLEIWRDSPQLREVRSITLRDMPSCSKCAHGGSCTRCPGLAYLEGDMRGPSYQDCEKSYARTGIPSENLKARQATAAPPRLVQIQGLRPATSPPAPATAARQ
- a CDS encoding PqqD family protein, with protein sequence MSGKRYVARSTAIAARALGDEMMVMAAADSALFTLNEVAKVIWEAADGATPLEEIVRQQVCPRYEVAEEEALKDAEELVEGLAAHGLLLVSDQPIVRGGSGQGGA
- a CDS encoding hemolysin III family protein; translated protein: MGGGEAAERRHEELINSLTHGLGLALCLAGVPLLIALAALRGGARLVVAVSIYGACLLALYAASTLYHALRGPRVKRFFRLLDHSAIYLLIAGTYTPFTLVVLRGAWGWTLLALVWGISVCGILWKVFFLERLEAVSVALYVAMGWLAVIAIKPMFAALHTEGMLWILAGGAAYTGGLVFFAWRRVPYNHAIWHLFVMAGSLCHYLAVMRYVLPGRA